In Pseudothermotoga hypogea DSM 11164 = NBRC 106472, the following are encoded in one genomic region:
- a CDS encoding coiled-coil domain-containing protein translates to MKRMTILVVFLIACSSIAQVNIRDVSPVLDIYTPVSFVVENKIMELDENGNFRGGLLTTRFDIAQYIYRTIKNFQLDELSKKFSALEETQKEVSAKMSGIEAAYRTYDQRLRELETATVNLQSQLDKLSQELFAQVQKQLLDYIKSQENQLAKIDALTARLDAVEKLNSELFKQMQAQQSDLNNVLNEQVSIKNQILSLSQQLSALKSSVESLAKKLDQTSAELASLKDSTKNEFAAFTSLIDQKISSSENRLNVTLKSLQNELALQKKELTDRIEESNRLKLQIQDLQKRLTTLESFASKQQIQELKDQIDGLAEKTSKIEQELRNLESNLASLDLSRLQRRIEELEAKNKSLESNLNMAYIVGAAGIAIGLLAIILGLGGK, encoded by the coding sequence GTGAAGAGGATGACCATACTGGTAGTTTTTCTGATCGCATGTTCGTCGATCGCTCAGGTGAACATCAGGGACGTCTCTCCTGTTTTGGACATCTACACGCCCGTTTCGTTCGTCGTCGAAAACAAGATCATGGAACTGGATGAGAACGGTAACTTCAGAGGAGGATTGTTGACCACCCGGTTCGATATTGCGCAGTACATATACAGAACGATCAAGAACTTTCAACTGGATGAGCTTTCGAAAAAATTCTCAGCCCTTGAGGAGACTCAAAAGGAAGTTTCCGCGAAAATGTCTGGTATCGAAGCGGCCTACAGGACTTACGATCAAAGGTTGAGGGAACTCGAGACCGCCACGGTGAATCTGCAGAGTCAGCTGGACAAGCTCTCACAGGAACTCTTCGCTCAAGTTCAGAAACAACTCTTGGATTACATCAAGTCTCAAGAGAATCAGCTCGCCAAGATCGATGCATTGACTGCAAGGCTCGACGCCGTTGAGAAGTTGAACTCGGAACTGTTCAAACAGATGCAAGCACAACAGAGCGACCTCAACAATGTTTTGAACGAACAGGTAAGCATCAAGAACCAGATTCTGAGCCTGTCACAACAACTTTCCGCACTGAAGAGCTCTGTGGAGTCCCTCGCCAAGAAGTTGGACCAGACGTCCGCAGAACTGGCAAGCCTCAAAGATTCGACGAAGAACGAGTTTGCCGCGTTCACCAGTTTGATCGATCAGAAGATATCGTCCTCAGAAAATAGATTGAACGTCACGCTCAAGAGCCTTCAGAACGAGCTCGCTTTGCAAAAGAAGGAACTGACGGACAGGATTGAAGAGTCCAACAGACTGAAACTTCAGATTCAGGATCTTCAAAAGAGACTGACCACGCTCGAGAGCTTCGCATCGAAACAACAGATTCAGGAACTGAAGGATCAGATCGACGGCTTGGCCGAGAAAACGTCGAAGATAGAGCAAGAGTTGAGGAATCTTGAAAGCAACTTGGCCTCGCTGGACTTGTCGAGATTGCAGAGGAGGATAGAGGAGCTCGAGGCGAAAAACAAGAGCTTGGAGTCCAACCTGAACATGGCTTACATAGTGGGCGCTGCGGGGATCGCGATCGGATTGCTCGCGATCATCCTCGGTTTGGGAGGAAAGTGA
- the lptC gene encoding LPS export ABC transporter periplasmic protein LptC, whose translation MKKNLLIVLLLCLFITSFAKTVHIVSNYVKPEKDRAYYEGNVKVRVEEDKLTLLCQSMLVTKLQNEWRLIDATSTFIEFESGQATATNLKYDLKTKTGTLMGNVQAKITDEESSDEVQLFAEKLSIDLDGNVFQTDKPVRVIKGNIEASANGLFYNRKLGLIKLTGSVVLVDHEKNLKMWADAVEIKTANDEMTATNAKVELVVEE comes from the coding sequence ATGAAGAAAAATCTTTTGATCGTCCTGCTTCTGTGTCTGTTCATCACGAGCTTTGCCAAGACCGTGCACATCGTGTCGAACTACGTCAAACCGGAGAAAGACAGGGCCTACTACGAGGGGAACGTGAAGGTTCGCGTCGAGGAAGACAAGTTGACGCTTCTGTGTCAATCCATGCTCGTGACCAAGTTGCAAAACGAATGGAGATTGATCGACGCAACGTCAACCTTCATAGAGTTCGAAAGCGGTCAAGCGACGGCAACGAACCTGAAGTATGATTTGAAGACCAAAACGGGCACGTTGATGGGCAACGTTCAGGCAAAGATAACAGACGAGGAAAGTTCCGATGAAGTTCAGCTGTTCGCCGAGAAACTGTCCATCGATCTGGACGGAAACGTGTTTCAAACGGACAAGCCTGTCCGTGTGATCAAAGGCAACATCGAGGCTTCTGCGAACGGTTTGTTCTACAATAGAAAGCTCGGCCTGATCAAACTAACCGGTTCGGTCGTTCTCGTGGACCATGAAAAGAACCTGAAGATGTGGGCGGATGCGGTGGAGATCAAAACGGCGAACGATGAGATGACTGCGACGAACGCGAAGGTGGAGCTCGTTGTGGAGGAGTGA
- the serS gene encoding serine--tRNA ligase: MLDIRLFREDPERVKNALKSRNQDTAIVDEIVSLDTKVRQLTNEVNQLRAQRNNLSKRVAQAKARGDEQEATQLMEEAKGVGERIDAIEKELDEVKQKLDRLMLYVPNIPHESVPVGPDETHNVEVRRWGEPRKFDFEVKPHWDLGPQLGLMDFDRAAKLSGSRFTIMYSAFARLERALINFMLDLHTKEHGYTEVWVPHLVKRSTMTVTGQLPKFEEEAYRIDSDDLFLIPTAEVPLVALRADEILEEKQLPLLYTAYTPCYRREAGSYGKDVRGMIRQHQFDKVELVWLTTPQRSFEDLETLVHHAEEVLRRLELPYRVVLLCTGDMGFGAAKTYDLEVWLPSYNAYKEISSCSNDADFQARRGNIRYRRRDGKLDYVHTLNGSGVAIGRTLVAIVENYQRPDGRIDVPKALQPYLGCEVIP; encoded by the coding sequence TTGCTGGACATACGTCTGTTCAGGGAAGATCCAGAAAGAGTGAAGAACGCTCTGAAAAGCAGAAACCAAGACACCGCCATCGTGGATGAGATCGTCTCTTTGGACACCAAAGTGAGGCAACTGACCAACGAAGTGAACCAACTCAGGGCGCAGAGGAACAACCTTTCCAAACGCGTCGCGCAAGCGAAGGCGCGCGGTGATGAACAAGAAGCAACGCAGTTGATGGAGGAAGCAAAAGGCGTAGGCGAGCGCATAGACGCGATCGAAAAAGAACTCGACGAGGTGAAACAGAAACTCGACAGACTCATGCTCTACGTGCCGAACATTCCGCACGAGTCTGTCCCAGTCGGACCGGACGAAACACACAACGTCGAGGTCAGGAGATGGGGTGAACCGAGGAAGTTCGATTTCGAAGTGAAGCCACACTGGGACCTTGGTCCACAGCTGGGGTTGATGGATTTCGACAGGGCCGCGAAACTGTCTGGTTCGCGCTTCACGATCATGTACTCGGCGTTCGCAAGGCTCGAACGCGCGCTGATCAATTTCATGCTCGATCTCCACACGAAGGAGCACGGTTACACCGAAGTCTGGGTGCCGCACCTCGTCAAGCGCAGCACGATGACCGTCACGGGGCAACTTCCAAAGTTCGAAGAGGAAGCGTACAGGATTGATTCGGACGATCTGTTCCTCATACCCACCGCCGAAGTCCCATTGGTGGCGCTCAGGGCGGACGAAATCCTTGAAGAAAAACAACTTCCACTCCTCTACACAGCTTACACACCCTGTTACAGGAGAGAAGCGGGCAGTTACGGCAAAGATGTGCGTGGCATGATAAGACAGCACCAGTTCGACAAGGTTGAGCTCGTGTGGCTGACAACTCCACAGCGTTCCTTCGAAGACCTTGAAACGCTCGTTCACCACGCGGAAGAGGTACTACGAAGATTGGAACTACCTTACAGGGTTGTCTTGCTGTGCACGGGCGACATGGGCTTCGGCGCTGCGAAGACGTACGATCTGGAGGTTTGGCTACCATCTTACAACGCCTACAAAGAGATATCTTCGTGCAGCAACGATGCGGATTTCCAAGCCAGGAGAGGAAACATTCGTTACAGAAGAAGGGATGGCAAACTCGACTACGTTCACACGCTCAACGGTTCTGGCGTGGCGATCGGAAGAACGCTCGTCGCGATCGTGGAGAACTACCAGAGGCCCGATGGGAGAATAGATGTTCCCAAAGCTTTGCAACCTTATCTGGGTTGCGAGGTGATTCCCTGA
- a CDS encoding PEGA domain-containing protein, which yields MQKPLILFLLITQLCFAVTLVTNVPNVEVRLGSVLLGVTDRSGVAQIDVSLPATLTLAKPGYLTRSVYLEDPEKTYFVALIASANLQISTTPSGASVWINKKLVGQTPLEVDLEPKEYEIEVHKEGFCRIRRSVSLQAREGEKLHFELTSVPTVRLTSKPSAKLWVDGTFVGETPIDLKLTVGEHEVRLERTDFLSLFQTIHVSDHDLQHFEFFLEPSAKLLVQANPPHAVVEVEGLRQRQPASFVDLPVGMNTILVRGMGYEEKRIEFDLKQGQNFLFVSLEPRVFQLDIVVPEEAVIFVDGKSVGRGPTGVRLAQTVHLVEARWGEKRWMGLVDLTEDKKIEANFDVATVLPLGDRNTLYTVEGIIYRPPSLIYLPEGFHTIKMNEKERTIEFEAGKLYSFSPEELGYLCIFSDSVVECFVNSEFVGLSPVLFYPVKPSVLRVSVTGWEKDVLVEPAKVSHVRVGGD from the coding sequence TGTTTCTACTCATCACTCAACTCTGTTTTGCGGTCACCTTAGTGACCAACGTTCCGAACGTCGAGGTGAGGCTCGGTTCAGTCTTGCTGGGCGTGACCGACAGAAGCGGCGTGGCGCAGATCGATGTGAGCCTTCCCGCGACGCTCACGCTCGCCAAACCTGGTTATCTGACCAGATCGGTCTATCTGGAAGATCCAGAGAAAACTTACTTCGTCGCTTTGATCGCGTCTGCCAATTTGCAAATCAGCACCACACCGAGCGGTGCTTCGGTGTGGATCAACAAAAAGCTGGTGGGTCAGACCCCGCTCGAAGTGGATCTGGAACCGAAAGAATACGAGATCGAGGTGCACAAAGAAGGATTCTGCAGAATCAGAAGGTCCGTTTCTTTACAGGCACGCGAGGGAGAGAAACTGCACTTCGAACTTACAAGCGTTCCAACCGTGCGGCTAACATCGAAACCGTCTGCGAAGCTCTGGGTGGATGGAACGTTCGTGGGTGAAACTCCAATCGATCTGAAACTCACGGTCGGTGAACACGAGGTGAGGTTGGAAAGAACCGACTTTCTGTCACTGTTTCAAACCATCCACGTTTCAGACCACGATCTTCAGCATTTCGAATTCTTTCTCGAACCCAGTGCAAAACTGCTCGTTCAGGCGAATCCTCCCCATGCGGTAGTGGAAGTTGAAGGTCTCAGACAGAGACAACCTGCCAGCTTTGTTGATCTTCCTGTCGGCATGAACACGATTCTGGTGAGGGGCATGGGTTACGAAGAGAAGCGGATCGAATTCGATCTCAAACAGGGTCAGAACTTTCTGTTCGTTTCGCTCGAGCCGAGGGTCTTTCAACTCGACATCGTCGTACCGGAGGAAGCCGTGATCTTCGTCGATGGAAAGAGCGTCGGAAGGGGCCCGACCGGCGTTCGACTCGCCCAGACGGTCCATCTGGTCGAAGCCCGTTGGGGAGAAAAACGGTGGATGGGACTGGTGGACCTCACGGAAGACAAAAAGATCGAAGCGAACTTCGATGTCGCTACCGTTTTGCCCTTGGGAGATAGAAACACACTCTACACGGTGGAAGGAATCATCTATAGGCCTCCGTCGTTGATCTATCTTCCTGAAGGATTTCACACCATCAAGATGAACGAGAAAGAGAGAACGATCGAGTTCGAAGCTGGAAAACTTTACAGTTTCTCTCCCGAAGAACTGGGCTATCTGTGCATCTTCAGCGACAGCGTTGTGGAATGTTTTGTGAATTCGGAATTCGTAGGTCTTTCGCCTGTGTTATTCTATCCAGTGAAACCGAGCGTTTTGAGGGTGAGCGTCACGGGCTGGGAAAAGGACGTGCTCGTCGAACCAGCGAAGGTGAGCCATGTGAGAGTGGGAGGTGATTGA